In one Myotis daubentonii chromosome 1, mMyoDau2.1, whole genome shotgun sequence genomic region, the following are encoded:
- the ADARB2 gene encoding double-stranded RNA-specific editase B2: MLSAFIAPFKHLSPGATNTEDDDNLSTSSADVKENRNVSNLEARPLPTGDRARGGAPGVKRKRPLEEGNSGHFCKLQLIWKTLSWSMTPKNALVQLHELRPGLQYRMVSQTGPVHAPVFAVAVEVNGLTFEGTGPTKKKAKMRAAELALRSFVQFPNACQAHLAMGSSPSPCTDFTSDQADFPDTLFKQFEPSAPSAAFPGHRPAEPELLSPVCRRGRLLRSTLDLVAPGEGNPVVVLNQLRAGLRYVCLSEPADRQRPRSFVMAVSVDGRMFEGSGRSKKLAKGQAAQAALQALFDIRLPGHVPSRSKSHLLPQPANHADGMMEGSEQREG, encoded by the exons ATGTTGTCAGCCTTCATCGCTCCCTTCAAGCACTTGAGCCCCGGGGCCACTAACACGGAGGATGACGACAATCTAA GTACCAGCAGCGCAGACGTGAAGGAGAACCGAAATGTGAGCAACCTGGAGGCACGGCCACTGCCCACGGGCGACAGAGCCCGAGGCGGTGCGCCTGGTGTGAAGAGGAAAAGGCCCCTGGAGGAGGGCAACAGCGGCCACTTCTGCAAACTGCAGCTGATCTGGAAGACGCTCTCGTGGTCGATGACGCCCAAGAACGCGCTGGTGCAGCTGCACGAGCTGCGGCCCGGCCTGCAGTACCGGATGGTGTCCCAGACCGGCCCGGTGCACGCGCCCGTCTTCGCTGTGGCGGTGGAAGTGAACGGGCTCACGTTCGAGGGCACGGGGCCCACCAAGAAGAAGGCCAAGATGCGGGCAGCCGAGCTGGCGCTGCGCTCCTTCGTGCAGTTCCCCAACGCCTGCCAGGCCCACCTGGCCATgggcagcagccccagcccctgcacgGACTTCACCTCTGACCAGGCCGACTTCCCCGACACGCTCTTCAAGCAGTTCGAGCCGTCCGCACCCAGTGCAGCCTTCCCGGGCCACCGCCCCGCCGAGCCCGAGCTGCTGTCCCCCGTCTGCCGGCGGGGACGGCTGCTGCGCAGCACGCTGGACCTGGTGGCCCCGGGCGAGGGGAACCCGGTGGTGGTGCTGAACCAGCTGCGCGCCGGCCTGCGCTACGTGTGCCTCTCGGAGCCGGCCGACAGGCAGCGGCCGCGCAGCTTCGTCATGGCCGTGAGCGTGGACGGCAGGATGTTTGAAGGCTCGGGACGCAGCAAGAAGCTGGCCAAGGGCCAGGCGGCGCAGGCGGCCCTCCAGGCCCTCTTCGACATCCGGCTGCCCGGCCACGTGCCCAGCAGGAGTAAaagtcacctcctgccccag CCTGCTAACCACGCCGACGGGATGATGGAGGGCTCGGAGCAGCGAGAGGGCTGA